One Candidatus Eremiobacterota bacterium genomic window, GTTGTGTCCACAATCTCCCACAGGCATTTTCATTGCGAGTTATGCAGGGCTCTCGGATATGATTACTTGACAAGCTGCGGCCGGACGGTTATACTGCTTGCACACCACCAGGAGAAAACTGCCATGAAAAAACTCGCCCTGTTCCTTGCCGCGGCCTTCATCGCCGTAATGCTGCAGATATCACAGGCCCGGGCCTGCACAAGCTTTCTCGTGACCAGGGGGGCTTCGGCTGACGGGTCCACGATGATCACCTACACTGCCGACTCCCATACCCTCTACGGCGATCTCCGCTATTACCCTGCCGCTGAGTACGGCGAGAGCCAGAAGCTTGATATTTATGAATGGGATACCGGCAAGTTTACAGGGACGATTCCCCAGGCTGCCCGCACTTATGCCGTCATAGGTTATATGAACGAATACCAGGTAGCCATCTCAGAGACGACTTTCACGGGGCGCACCGAGCTGAAGGACCCCAAGGGCGTCATTGACTACGGCAACCTCATCACCCTGGCCCTGCAGCGCTCAAAAAGCGCCCGCGAGGCGATCCAGACCATGGGGGCGCTCGTGGAGCGCTACGGCTACTGCAGCACAGGCGAGACCTTCTCCATCTCCGACAAGAACGAGGTCTGGATGATGGATCTCATCGGCAAGGGTCCCGGCGGGAAAGGCGCCGTGTGGGTTGCATTGAAAATCCCTGATGGCTGTGTGTCGGCCCATGCAAACCAGTCCCGCATAGGGAAATTCCCGCAGAATGACAGTGCAAACTGCCTCTATGCGAAGGACGTGATAAGCTTTGCCAGGAAGAAGGGCTTCTTCAAGGGAAACGACGAGGCTTTCAGTTTTGCCGATGCATACCATCCAACGAGCTTTTCAGGGCTCAGGGCCTGCGAGGCAAGGGTGTGGCAATTCTTCAGGCGCACAGCGCCTTCAGTAAATATCCCCATCGAGAGGGTCAAAGGCCTGGGGGGGAAAAAGCCCGAGCCGCTTCCCCTCTGGGTGAAGCCCGACAAAAAGCTCTCGGCCCGCGAGGTGATGGAGTGCATGCGCGATCATTTCGAAGGCACCGAGTTTGATCTCTCAAAAGGCGTCGGCGCCGGCCCCTACCACCTCCCCTACCGCTGGAGGCCTCTCACGTGGAAAGTCAACAAGCAGGAATATTTCAATGAAAGGTCCACCTCAACGCAGCAGACTGCCTTCTCCTTTGTCTCCCAGTCCCGTTCCTCGCTTCCCGACTGCATCGGCGGCCTTCTGTGGTTCGGCGTCGATGATACCGCGAGCACCGTATATGTTCCCCTTTACGCGGGGATAAGGGAAGTGCCGAAGCCCTTCGCCCGGGGAACCGGATCGTTCACAGAGTTCAGCTGGGACTCGGCATTCTGGGTCTTCAACTTCGTGTCCAACTTCGCATACTCACGCTACTGCGATATGATAAAAGATATAGGAAAAGCGCAGAGCGAGCTTGAAGCGGTGTATCTTGCAAGGCAGGCACCGGTGGAAGAGGCGGCCCTGGCCTTGTATAAGCAGTCGCCAGAGCTCGCATCGGGCTACCTCACTGATTACTCGGCCAAGATGGCTGACCTCTGTCTCTCCAGGTGGAAAAAGCTGCTCACCGAGCTCTTGATAAAATACCTGGACGGGAACATGAAAGACGAGAGGGGAAAAGTGACCCACCCCGGCTACCCCAAGGACTGGTACGAACGGATAATCAAGGACAGCGGCGACTATTACCGGAACTTGAAGATCGAGGGGGAGATACCCGAGGAGGAGGAGCATCCGCAGGAGCCTGTGAAACAGGTAAAGCCCGTGGAACCTGTGAAACCTGTGAAGCCGGCAAAACCTATGAGGCGCTGAGAATCTGAAGGGGAAAGAAGAAGAGAGCAGCAGGCTTCTGCGCTTTCTTTGCCATGCTGCTCCCTTACTGTGCAATCCTTACCTTGTATCTCTACCGATTTTTATCCCCTGCCATACTGGCCGCAGCCATAAAAGGGAGGGAACCATGGGAAGTTGTTCCACATCTGCGTGTAGTTGCTCCGGGGGTCCACATACCCTATGCTGCTGTTGCCGAACCATGGCGAGGGCACATTGTAAGGGCTGTTAAGCTCTCCCGAGTCGGCCTTGCCGTCCCTGTCGCTGTCAATCCATACCTTGGCGTTGGCCCTTTCAAGCTCGTTGGTGTCAAGCCTGCCGTCGCCGTTTTTGTCAAACTTTTTCCCCTGGCGGCGCAGCTGCTCGGCTTGCATGCGCTCCATCCTCGACACTCTGCCGTCTCCGTTCAGATCGTCATTGCCGCCCATCGCCTTGAGCATATTGTTGCTCCGCTCAATCTCCCGCTCATCGAGCTTGCCATCCTTGTTGAAATCGAAAGCCAGGACGCCGTCTCTGCCCTTTGTGTAGCGGCCGTCACCATCAAGGTCAATCCCGTAGCCCTTGACGTCGTGGCGCCACCAGCAGGAGCCATGCTGGCCCACTGACGAGTCGGGGAGATTCCCGTGGTAGGTGGGGAAAGACTGCCACATGTTCCAGTAAGGGGGCATCCAGGGTGTGTTCCAGGGGCACTGGGGCTGCTGGGTTCCTGGATAGCCGCCTCCGGGGAAGGGATAACCGCCGGGGAAAGGGTAACCGCCGCCGTTTACATCAGGTATCGAAGGATATCCGGGGAAGGGCATCTGAGCTATCATTTGTTTACACCTCCATTTGTTTTGTTAACATTTTTTATGCTAACATCTTAATTGTATTATATCTCCCCCGTATTGCCACAATATGACGGCGATGTTGCCGGATTGTTAAAATTTTGTTGCCTCTTTGTGAACATTGTTGCTTTTTGGTAAACAATGTTACTGAAATGTAAAACGGGAGCCCGTCATGGTGCTCCCGCCATGAAAAAGAGGAGCGGACACCTGCCGCTCCTCTTTCAATGGTCCAGATCAGAAACTCTTAGTCAGCCGGGGCGTCAAAAGCCACTATCCTGCACTGCGCCGACTCAAACTCCATTCCCTTCAGCGGGAAGCAGCCTATCCAGCAGCGTTTGTTCCCTATCTTGTCAATCTCGCCGCCCAGGTTCTCGGCATGGACTATCTTCTTGGGGAAAAGCTTCAGGTGCATCACCTGGTAATACTCATCCTGGGGGAAATACTGATCCCACAGCTTTCCTGTCCTCTTCTTGAGCTTCTTCTCGGCCTCTTCAAAAAGCTTGGGATGCCACTGCCTGATGATAGTGTTCATCGGGTGGTCTGCGCTGCCGCACTCCACGCCGATCCACCTGATCTTCATGTCGATGGCCCATTTGTGGAACGAGGCGTCGGGCCCGGGGTGCTTGACGAAATACCGCACCTCGTCGCACTGCTTCTCGTACCAGGCATAGCGGTGATAGCCCGTGTTGATGATAAGAATGTCGCCCTTCTTGACCTCGACGCGCTTCTGTATCATCTCGGGAGAGTAAAGGTCGTAGTCGCCCACCTCGTCGGAGATGTCCACGACGACGCCGGGGCCTACCCACTCCTGGAGCGGCACCTCCCCTATGGAGCGCCCTGCTCCGTAAAAATGAATCTCCCCGTCCATGTGGGTTCCCACGTGGTGGCTCATGGTGATGATCTGCCCGTTGGCCCCCTGGCCCATGTGAGCTCCCGCAATCCTCTTGAAATACTGCACGCTGAGGGGCACGTAACTGGGCCATGGCGGCGTATGGACAGAGAGGGGCTGCGTAAGGTCATACATTTTTACCTTTCCCATGAACTTGAGAAAATCCTGGGTATTCATCCGATCCTCCTTATACTATTATATAGAGAAATGTATCTCTTTGATCCCCATAGGATAATTCAATAAGCCTCTCCTTTCACCTTCAGGCGGCGCACTTGAGAGTATAGGACAGGTAGATGAGCACGGCGCCGAAGATTACGGCGTATGCCCCGATGAACCATGAGATCATCACCGCAAAAGCCGCAGGGGAAGCCACGACAATACACCCGAAGAGCACCGAGAGAATACCTCCCGCCAGAAGGCCCCATTTCCCCGGGAATCCCCCGGGAAGGGAAAATGACGCCACTATTTCAAAAACACCGGTGATGAAGGCCCAGGCGGCCACGATGATGCTCACCGCAACAAGAGCCGAAACGGGGCTGAAGAGGGCAATGCCTCCCACAATGAGCCCCACGAGACCTTCAATGAGAAATGCCCACCACCGCGGCCATTCACGGTGCATGAAAGCAGATACCACAGTGAAAAGGCCATCTACAAGCACATAAGCCCCGAAGAAAAGAATGATCGTGGCCACCGTGATCCCGGGCCAGGCAAAAGCCAGTATGCCGAAGATAAGGGCCGCAATACCACGGATCCCCATA contains:
- a CDS encoding C69 family dipeptidase, whose product is MKKLALFLAAAFIAVMLQISQARACTSFLVTRGASADGSTMITYTADSHTLYGDLRYYPAAEYGESQKLDIYEWDTGKFTGTIPQAARTYAVIGYMNEYQVAISETTFTGRTELKDPKGVIDYGNLITLALQRSKSAREAIQTMGALVERYGYCSTGETFSISDKNEVWMMDLIGKGPGGKGAVWVALKIPDGCVSAHANQSRIGKFPQNDSANCLYAKDVISFARKKGFFKGNDEAFSFADAYHPTSFSGLRACEARVWQFFRRTAPSVNIPIERVKGLGGKKPEPLPLWVKPDKKLSAREVMECMRDHFEGTEFDLSKGVGAGPYHLPYRWRPLTWKVNKQEYFNERSTSTQQTAFSFVSQSRSSLPDCIGGLLWFGVDDTASTVYVPLYAGIREVPKPFARGTGSFTEFSWDSAFWVFNFVSNFAYSRYCDMIKDIGKAQSELEAVYLARQAPVEEAALALYKQSPELASGYLTDYSAKMADLCLSRWKKLLTELLIKYLDGNMKDERGKVTHPGYPKDWYERIIKDSGDYYRNLKIEGEIPEEEEHPQEPVKQVKPVEPVKPVKPAKPMRR
- a CDS encoding cyclase family protein produces the protein MNTQDFLKFMGKVKMYDLTQPLSVHTPPWPSYVPLSVQYFKRIAGAHMGQGANGQIITMSHHVGTHMDGEIHFYGAGRSIGEVPLQEWVGPGVVVDISDEVGDYDLYSPEMIQKRVEVKKGDILIINTGYHRYAWYEKQCDEVRYFVKHPGPDASFHKWAIDMKIRWIGVECGSADHPMNTIIRQWHPKLFEEAEKKLKKRTGKLWDQYFPQDEYYQVMHLKLFPKKIVHAENLGGEIDKIGNKRCWIGCFPLKGMEFESAQCRIVAFDAPAD
- a CDS encoding HdeD family acid-resistance protein; translated protein: MTDSQNNAGVLPAKCWWAMGIRGIAALIFGILAFAWPGITVATIILFFGAYVLVDGLFTVVSAFMHREWPRWWAFLIEGLVGLIVGGIALFSPVSALVAVSIIVAAWAFITGVFEIVASFSLPGGFPGKWGLLAGGILSVLFGCIVVASPAAFAVMISWFIGAYAVIFGAVLIYLSYTLKCAA